The genomic segment GTCAGCCGGTAGCGCTCGCGGGTGCGCTGGCCGGGCTCCTTGTAGGGCTCCTTGGCGAGCAGGCCCGAGTCGACGAGCTCGCGGAGCCGGGCCGAGGTCGCGGCCGGGCTCGCGTCGGTCCGCTCGACGAAGTCGTCGAAGCGGCTCGTCCCGTAGAAGGCCTCGCGCAGCAGCAGGAAGGCGCTGCGGGCGCTGATCACGTCGAGCGCCTTGGCGAGCGAGCAGTGGCGCGCGTCCCAGCCCGAGCGCGGGTCGAGGACCCCGGTCATCTCGATCGTTTCGCTCATCGCGCCAGCGTACCGACCCTGGGTACGCAAGTCCAAAGTCAGCCTGCTACGTTGCCTGACTATGAAAACGCGAAGCCAGCTACGCCGCGCAGACGCCTCCCCCGGCGTCGTCCTCGCGATCGTCTGCGCCGGGGTCGTCCTGGCGAGCCTCGACCTGTTCATCGTCAACGTCGCGATCCCCGACATGGCGCGCGACTTCGGCGGCGCGAGCCTCGCCGACATGTCGTGGGTGCTGAACGCCTACGCGATCGTCTACGCGGCGCTGCTCCTGCTGCTCGGGCGGATGGCCGAGAGCCACCGTCGCGACCTCGGCTTCCTGCTCGGCGTCGCGATCTTCACCGCGGCATCGGCTGCCTGCGCGCTCGCCTCCTCACTCGAGGCGCTCGTCGGCTTCCGGATCGTCCAGGCCGCGGGCGCGGCGCTGCTCACCCCCACCTCGCTCAGCCTGATCCTCGCGACAAGCGCGCCGGAGAAGCGCGCCGGCGCG from the Thermoleophilia bacterium SCSIO 60948 genome contains:
- a CDS encoding helix-turn-helix transcriptional regulator yields the protein MTGVLDPRSGWDARHCSLAKALDVISARSAFLLLREAFYGTSRFDDFVERTDASPAATSARLRELVDSGLLAKEPYKEPGQRTRERYRLTDKGRDLLPALVALMQWGDRWENDGGRVRLRHSNCGADVHAELRCSHGHPVDYGEIELAVRDRRRAT